A region of Etheostoma cragini isolate CJK2018 chromosome 2, CSU_Ecrag_1.0, whole genome shotgun sequence DNA encodes the following proteins:
- the LOC117956986 gene encoding UTP--glucose-1-phosphate uridylyltransferase-like, whose product MLLLGALESAAEPSSCYQQWKNPLMGETGFCLSISALPVSFLSAVLPPPPQGGTLIQYEDHLRLLEIAQVPKANVDEFKSVTKFKIFNTNNLWISLPAIKRLQDENAMELEIIVNPKTLDGGLNVIQLETAVGAAIKSFNNALGVNVPRSRFLPVKTSSDLLLVMSNLYSLDAGSLTMSKKREFPSTPHVKLGSSFTKVQEFLSRFESIPDMLELDHLTVSGDVTFGKNVSLKGTVIIIANHGDRIDIPAGAMLENKIVSGNLRILDH is encoded by the exons atgctcttactgggtgcGCTAGAGTCCGCTGCTGAACcgtcgagctgttaccagcagtggaaaaacccTCTGATGGGTGAGACGGGGTTCTGCCTCAGCATCTCAGCGCTTCCTGTCTCCTTCCTCTCCGCcgttctccccccccccccccagggtgGTACGCTGATCCAGTACGAGGACCACCTGAGGCTGCTGGAGATCGCCCAGGTGCCGAAGGCCAACGTCGACGAGTTCAAGTCCGTCACCAAGTTCAAGATCTTCAACACCAACAACCTGTGGATCTCTCTGCCCGCCATCAAAAGGCTGCAGGACGAGAACGCCATGGAGCTGGAGATCATCGTCAACCCAAAG ACGTTGGACGGCGGTCTGAACGTCATCCAGCTGGAAACGGCCGTGGGCGCCGCCATCAAGAGCTTCAACAACGCGCTGGGCGTGAACGTCCCGCGCAGCCGCTTCCTGCCGGTGAAGACGTCGTCCGACCTGCTGCTGGTGATGTCCAACCTGTACAGCCTGGACGCCGGCTCGCTCACCATGAGCAAGAAGAGAGAGTTCCCCAGCACGCCGCACGTCAAGCTGGGCAGCTCCTTCACCAAG GTTCAGGAGTTCCTGTCCCGGTTCGAGAGCATCCCAGACATGTTGGAGCTGGACCACCTCACTGTGTCGGGAGACGTCACCTTCGGGAAGAACGTCTCTCTGAAG GGAACCGTCATCATCATAGCCAATCACGGGGACCGGATCGATATTCCCGCCGGAGCGATGCTGGAGAATAAGATCGTTTCAGGAAACCTGCGGATCCTCGACCACTGA
- the vps54 gene encoding vacuolar protein sorting-associated protein 54, producing the protein MVKCTTLSDGSLERLSSADFVCLSQAVEGFVRDTEELCGRRSVSLRGALQSQANRFVHRFHEERKTKLSLLLDNERWKQAEVPSEFQDLVNSIADGRITLPERKIPGPEDRKPAEFLLVNGQKYAVIGTVLLLIRIFLEYCQCVNDIPSIATDMLTRLSDLLKHFNSRSCQLVLGAGALQVVGLKTITTKNLGRTGCTGCN; encoded by the exons ATGGTCAAGTGTACTACATTAagt GACGGCTCTCTGGAGCGCCTGAGCTCGGCGGACTTCGTGTGCCTGTCTCAGGCGGTGGAGGGTTTCGTGCGGGACACGGAGGAGCTGTGCGGCAGACGCAGCGTCTCCCTGAGGGGGGCGCTGCAGAGCCAGGCCAACCGCTTCGTCCACCGCTTCCACGAAGAACGCAAGACCAAACTCAG CCTCCTCCTGGACAACGAGCGCTGGAAACAGGCGGAGGTTCCTTCAGAGTTTCAGGACCTGGTGAACTCCATCGCTGATGGAAGAATAACACTACCAGAGCGGAAGATCCCAG GTCCAGAGGACAGGAAGCCCGCCGAGTTCCTGCTCGTTAACGGGCAGAAATACGCCGTCATCGG GACGGTTCTGCTGCTGATCCGGATCTTTCTGGAATACTGTCAGTGCGTCAACGACATCCCATCCATCGCCACCGACATGCTGACGCGTCTGTCGGACCTCCTCAAG CACTTCAACTCTAGGAGTTGCCAGCTGGTTCTGGGAGCCGGAGCTCTGCAGGTTGTCGGCCTGAAGACCATCACCACCAAAAACCTCGGTAGGACCGGCTGCACCGGCTGCAACTGA